A single genomic interval of Arthrobacter sp. NicSoilB8 harbors:
- a CDS encoding MFS transporter: MTATTSTPPATRTSTRKTIIGTGIGNAVEWYDWAIYATFTPFIASQLFSKADPASAVLSTLAIFAVGFVARPFGGFLFGWIGDRIGRKASMTLAVGLASVGSLMIGIAPTFAVVGAWASLMLLVARLVQGLAHGGELPSSQTYLSEMAPREHRGFWATLIYTSGTVGILFGTLLGAVLNMALSTEVMNAWGWRIPFLVGAAMGLYALIMRSRLHETDVFEGEASAEKRAPIWPQIVRHRKQALQVIGLTVGLTVIYYIWGVVAPSYATTALKIDRGEALWAGVIGNIVFIAALPFWGKLSDRIGRKKVLWAGAIGAGIMHFPMTALLKDSAWQLAVSMSVMLIFIAASAAIVPAVYAELFPTSIRTVGVGVPYSICVALFGGTAPYLQQWLGTTLQMPQLFNVYAVLLLAVSAVFVFTIPETKGKDLRA; the protein is encoded by the coding sequence CACGTTCACGCCGTTCATCGCCAGCCAGCTTTTCAGCAAGGCCGATCCCGCCTCGGCGGTGCTGTCCACGCTGGCGATTTTCGCCGTCGGCTTCGTCGCCCGCCCGTTCGGGGGCTTCCTGTTCGGCTGGATCGGTGACCGGATCGGCCGCAAGGCCTCCATGACCCTGGCCGTGGGACTTGCGTCCGTGGGCAGCCTGATGATTGGCATCGCGCCGACCTTCGCGGTGGTGGGCGCATGGGCATCGCTGATGCTCCTGGTGGCCCGCCTGGTCCAGGGCCTGGCGCACGGCGGCGAGCTCCCGTCGTCGCAAACGTACCTCTCCGAAATGGCGCCGAGGGAACACCGCGGCTTCTGGGCCACCCTGATCTACACCTCCGGCACGGTGGGGATCCTGTTCGGGACCCTCCTGGGGGCCGTGCTGAACATGGCCCTGAGCACCGAAGTGATGAACGCCTGGGGCTGGCGCATCCCGTTCCTGGTCGGCGCGGCCATGGGTCTCTACGCCCTGATCATGCGGTCCCGGCTGCACGAAACGGACGTCTTCGAAGGCGAGGCCTCGGCGGAGAAGCGCGCTCCGATCTGGCCGCAGATCGTCCGCCACCGCAAGCAGGCCCTGCAGGTGATCGGCCTGACGGTCGGCCTGACCGTGATCTACTACATCTGGGGTGTCGTCGCCCCCAGCTACGCCACCACCGCCCTGAAAATCGACCGCGGCGAGGCCCTGTGGGCAGGCGTGATCGGCAACATCGTGTTTATCGCGGCGCTGCCCTTCTGGGGCAAGCTGTCGGACCGCATCGGCCGCAAGAAAGTGTTGTGGGCCGGCGCGATCGGCGCAGGCATCATGCACTTTCCGATGACCGCACTGCTCAAGGATTCCGCCTGGCAGCTGGCCGTCAGCATGTCCGTCATGCTGATCTTCATCGCCGCCAGCGCGGCGATCGTTCCGGCGGTCTACGCCGAGCTGTTCCCGACAAGTATCCGCACCGTGGGCGTCGGAGTGCCCTACTCGATCTGCGTGGCACTGTTCGGCGGAACCGCGCCTTACCTCCAGCAGTGGCTCGGCACAACCCTGCAGATGCCCCAGCTGTTCAACGTCTACGCCGTGCTTCTCCTCGCCGTCTCCGCGGTGTTCGTCTTCACCATCCCGGAAACGAAGGGCAAGGACCTGCGCGCATAG
- a CDS encoding MFS transporter, whose product MGRVTSAGKTDEQDLSASAVLRDEPAGPPRAAGRRMLAYMGVCLVLIGLNLRTVFSSFAAVLPEVTADAGLPAWAVMVLTTVPVTLLGVFAPLAPGLARRFGAERVLLGAMAVLTAGLLLRPVELPGAGHLPALLAGTAACGAAISLCNVLLPGVVKRDFPHRLGLMGGLYTTAICASAALGAGFTFPVFRATGQWTGALWFWALPAGVVLLLFLPPALRARPGGPPRTGEGVNVWRSAVAWQVTLFMVLQAMMSFSVFAWLAPILRERGVDGGTAGLIVSASIVLQMLGSLFAPALATRFRDQRAINTVVALMTGGGFALSIFGPTEFLWLWTGLLGLGQGSLTAAALTLIMVRTRDGHTAAHLSGMMQGVGYGLGSSGTLLVGQLHQSTGSFAAAGVLFLLVGSLAAVFGYRAGRDRFVGG is encoded by the coding sequence ATGGGGCGGGTGACCTCAGCTGGGAAAACTGACGAGCAGGACCTTTCGGCCAGTGCCGTGCTACGGGACGAACCCGCCGGACCTCCGCGCGCCGCGGGCCGCCGCATGCTCGCGTACATGGGCGTCTGCCTGGTCCTGATCGGGCTAAACCTCCGCACCGTGTTTTCGAGCTTCGCTGCAGTGCTGCCCGAGGTGACGGCCGACGCCGGGCTTCCGGCCTGGGCAGTCATGGTGCTCACCACCGTTCCGGTGACGCTGCTGGGCGTGTTCGCTCCGCTCGCCCCGGGACTGGCTCGCCGGTTTGGCGCCGAGCGGGTGTTGCTCGGTGCCATGGCGGTCCTGACGGCGGGGCTGCTGCTGCGGCCCGTGGAGCTGCCCGGGGCCGGCCATCTCCCGGCGCTGCTCGCCGGAACCGCCGCTTGCGGCGCCGCGATTTCGCTGTGCAACGTGCTGTTGCCCGGCGTCGTCAAGCGCGACTTCCCGCACCGCCTGGGCCTCATGGGCGGGCTGTACACCACGGCGATCTGCGCCTCGGCCGCCCTCGGCGCCGGCTTCACGTTCCCGGTCTTCCGCGCCACCGGGCAGTGGACGGGGGCGCTCTGGTTCTGGGCGCTGCCGGCCGGCGTCGTGCTCCTGTTATTCCTGCCCCCGGCGCTGCGGGCCCGTCCCGGCGGGCCGCCGCGGACGGGCGAGGGTGTCAACGTCTGGCGTTCCGCCGTGGCCTGGCAGGTCACCCTGTTCATGGTCCTGCAGGCCATGATGTCCTTTAGTGTCTTCGCGTGGCTGGCCCCGATCCTGCGCGAACGCGGCGTGGACGGCGGCACGGCCGGCCTGATCGTCTCGGCCTCGATTGTGCTGCAGATGCTGGGCTCGCTGTTCGCGCCGGCACTGGCCACCCGGTTCCGGGACCAGCGCGCCATCAACACGGTGGTGGCACTCATGACCGGCGGCGGCTTCGCGCTGAGCATCTTCGGTCCGACCGAATTCCTGTGGCTGTGGACCGGGCTGCTGGGCCTGGGTCAGGGCAGCCTGACCGCCGCTGCCCTGACCCTGATCATGGTCCGCACCCGCGACGGGCACACCGCGGCCCACCTCTCCGGCATGATGCAGGGCGTGGGCTACGGGCTGGGCTCCAGTGGCACCCTCCTGGTCGGCCAGCTCCACCAGTCCACGGGGTCCTTCGCCGCGGCGGGTGTCCTGTTCCTGCTGGTGGGCTCGCTCGCCGCGGTGTTCGGCTACCGGGCCGGGCGGGACCGCTTCGTCGGCGGCTGA
- the trmB gene encoding tRNA (guanosine(46)-N7)-methyltransferase TrmB: MNESPESPATTGTPESGAPEETQLPRPVTPGSQASFGTYGGRPVSFVRRGTRLQGRRQAAWEEHSDRWAVEVPRHVANTSVHPDYIFDAEAEFGRTAPLIVEIGSGLGDAVCHAAEENPDKDFLAVEVYTPGLANTLIKINSRKLSNVRVVEANAPEVLATMLPAGSVTELWVFFPDPWHKSRHHKRRLIQPAFAELAARAIKPGGIFRIATDWSNYAVHVREVMAGSAAFDNLHEGERTGAESPLTQVWESGVESRVGGAPVKEGRAPVSTEHTGPNEGIDATGGWAPRFEGRILTSFENKAHEAGRLIFDLSYRRR, translated from the coding sequence ATGAACGAATCCCCAGAATCCCCCGCCACCACCGGAACGCCAGAGTCCGGCGCCCCGGAAGAGACCCAGCTGCCGCGCCCCGTGACCCCGGGCAGCCAGGCCTCATTCGGCACGTACGGGGGCCGGCCGGTCAGCTTCGTGCGCCGCGGCACACGCCTGCAGGGCCGCCGCCAGGCTGCCTGGGAGGAGCACTCCGACCGCTGGGCGGTCGAGGTTCCCCGCCATGTCGCCAACACCTCCGTCCACCCGGACTACATCTTCGACGCGGAGGCCGAGTTCGGCCGGACGGCTCCGCTGATCGTGGAGATCGGTTCCGGGCTGGGCGACGCCGTGTGCCATGCCGCGGAGGAAAACCCGGACAAGGACTTCCTGGCCGTGGAGGTCTACACCCCTGGCCTGGCCAACACACTGATCAAGATCAACAGCCGCAAGCTGAGCAACGTCCGGGTGGTGGAGGCCAACGCCCCCGAAGTGCTCGCGACCATGCTCCCCGCAGGCTCCGTCACGGAACTATGGGTCTTCTTCCCGGACCCGTGGCACAAGTCCCGGCACCACAAGCGCCGCCTCATCCAGCCGGCCTTCGCCGAGCTCGCCGCCCGGGCCATCAAGCCCGGCGGCATCTTCCGGATCGCGACCGACTGGTCCAACTACGCCGTCCACGTTCGCGAGGTCATGGCCGGGTCCGCGGCGTTCGACAACCTGCACGAGGGTGAGCGCACCGGCGCGGAAAGCCCCCTGACCCAGGTGTGGGAATCCGGCGTCGAATCCCGGGTCGGCGGAGCCCCTGTGAAGGAAGGCCGCGCGCCGGTCAGTACCGAGCACACCGGGCCCAATGAGGGCATCGATGCCACCGGCGGCTGGGCGCCGCGGTTTGAGGGACGGATCCTCACCAGCTTCGAGAACAAGGCGCACGAGGCCGGCAGGCTGATCTTCGATCTC